Sequence from the Puntigrus tetrazona isolate hp1 chromosome 11, ASM1883169v1, whole genome shotgun sequence genome:
CTGATGATCTGAACCTTTAGTTCAAGAGTGCGTTGAGTTCAGCTGACTCATTGGAGGTAAAAATTATCTGTAAGTAAccatttaatctaaataaaagacaaaactatCCCAACTATCATAAGCGATTGCTTCTTTTCCTAATAAATCTGTTCCCTCATTCACAAACTTAAgtgcataatttttttgtctaCAGACATAATGACCACAGTTGTTTCACAGTACAAAAGGCTGTATGAAATTGTTATGCTTTTTTGTGCACCCTAAAGGGATTTTCAGGGTGACTTGATTTTGCACTCACAAAGGAAATTCCTCTTATGTCGTTGAGATTTCTTGTAAATCAACAACAGAATCTATCAATTATTTGGCTGTTTATATTGTGCTAGGACATTGTGCAATCACCCATTGAAGCCATTCATTaacaaggagaaaaaaaacattatttttatgtcaaacctctctttttttaaatcaggaaCACAGAGCCCCACCATAAGGACTGTTTTGAAGTTTGGCGTCTTTTTGAGTGGGACCTTAAGATCTAAAGAGTCTGCAATGGAAGGCCAAACAAAAGAGGTACCAAAACATCAGACCAATACAGAAATACCAAATGGCAGTGGATCAAGCTCGTCTAATATCAATTCCAAAGAACAAACTGGAAAAAATTCACCTGAGTTTAATTCGTCTAATGAACACTCAGTCAATCTGGCTCTCAACGTGGACACATCTTTGCTGCACTTAGTCTTTCTTGAAAATAGGCCTGTTGTACTTCCTATTAATCTCCAGTTATCTGGCGGTTTGACAAATCAAGTTGATGAGACGGGGCTGTCTCCTTTGTTCTTGCCTGCTTCAAGCAACGTCTCCATGCCACTGGTACCGGATGAGCATTTCAACTCCCATCTTCCACCTTCTTTACGCTCCTGTGCATTTTCCAATATTCAGATAAATGCTTTACTTGAAAACCTGTTTTTGAGCCAACCAGAAGCTTTGGTTTACCACACAGATGCACCAGTGTTTCAAAGCCATAGAACTGCCACATTTTTGCAAAACCTAAGGCCATTTCTGAGCAGTTGCGCCCCAGCAGAGTATCAAATGACCGGCCCTGACCAACCAACGTCTTTACCTTCAAACTTCTTGCCGCATGAAATTGTCCCTCCCACTGGCACACCAATAAACTCACTGATCCCACCTGCAACCTTGTTGGTCCCTTATCCATTTGTGGTCCCATTGCCAGTGCCATTACCAATTCCAATCCCTATCCAAATGCCTCAGAGTTTCGACTcaaaaacattgataaaaacCTCCAAAACTGGTTCTATGGCAGAAAAAAGCACAATGACTTCACCTACCATCTCTTGTGTTACCAGAAGCACAGCCTGCcctgtatttttacatacagCATCAGTCTCTCAGGACGAGGTGCTTGACCTCTCACTGAAGTCAACCCAAACTAACCGGGAAAATGTTTTATCTGCTTCACCAAATGCAGCACTAGATCTGTCTATGGTACGCTCAAATAGTAGACTTCAGTATGGACGAAACACATGGTCAACATAAGAAGGCAATGGAAACATCACAAGTTCAAAGTATGAGGACTACAATGGCAGGATTGTGTGCCCAACTCAAACAGTCAAAGCCATTGTGTCGCCCACAGAGAACACTCCTGTCTCTTTACGTGACAAACGAAGAGGCTTCTCATGGGACTGCAAACTCGCCCATGAAACCAGACAGGGTCCAGCATACTGTGCCACAGGACAGCTCTAGGAGACTGTCCACTTGTAGTGAACCACAGAGACACaacttaaataacaaaaaatgtatatttcaaaagGGATAGGTCACAAAGCATGCGTAGACCCTCCTCCATTAAGAGAAAACAGCACCAGGCTTATTTTCTGCCCTGAAAATAGCATATGCTATATGTAATACTTTTTGTGATTGcagattcattttattttatttttaggcaaGGAAGTTATTAATACCAATTCAAGACCATGGAATTAAATACACTATATTACCAAAAGTGGTGCATCCGACGCTTTGCATGGCACCTtgtgatgtatggcttggatgaAGCTCTCTACGCACTGTTCTTGGGCTAATCTGAAGgtcacatgaagtttggaggtctgtaacaattgactctgcagaaagttggCGACCCCTTCGCACTATGCGCCTCATCATCCCAGGATCCCGCTCCGTCAGTTTACATGGCCTACCAGTTTGTGGCTGAGTTGCTGTTGTTCCCAAACATTCCATGTTCTTTtaatacagctgacagttgactgtgaaatatttaggagcgaggaaatttcacgactggatttgttgcacagcTGGCATTCTATCACAGTTTCACGCTGTAATTCACAGAGCTCCTGAGAGCAACctattctttcacaaatgtttgtaaaaacagtctgcatgcctaggtgcttgatttaaTACACCTGTGGCCATTGGATCATGGACTCCGATTATTTGAATGGGTGAGCGAATATTTTTggcaaaatacacacacacacacacacacctaaaccCAAATGAAATGGTCAagttttttaagaaaagcatatttaatgAGGTAATGCACCGAAAATATGGTGAAAATGACAACttcataaatgcaattatttattcaaacggTAGAAAAGTGttcaaataagtaaatacaaaatattttaacctGAGTATAAGAGCAAAGTAAATACAGTGTATCTAAAAGGAGCTAAAacgtatgtatataaatgtgtatcaTAACAAAAAGCTCCATCCCCCAAGTCACAAAATCTATTATCAATGATATAAACAGACACAATGCACTCAAAAAAGTTTCTAcccattaaataataaaaaaaaatgcaccgAAGGACAGAACACTGaactaaatacacatttatatgatacacaaataaaaagaacCACATACATATCTGGGATTACTGCATGCTCTGTACATCATTCAGCATGCAGATAAACCTCTGAATTTCAGGACCGTGTGACTTTATGTCTGCTTCATGTGTGTCACCTGAAGTGCTGGTGTGGACATTAATATACTCAGTTTTTAGAAGGAAAAGACATTATGTTgcaacaaaatatgaataaatgaaaatgtattttacaaatgtCCTGAGTAATTATCTTGAGTTAAACAGCAACAGTAATGAAGTTTGATGAAGAGTCAGAAGTGaaattttgtgcttttaaaattgATGCCTTTTATAGGCCATAACACAATTTTTGGTTTATGActtaaatatcacatttgtttttttttttctgttattttacaaaacagcagaacattatgaaatatgattCTGTTATCCCATTCATATGACAGGAACAGTTGATTAAACTGAAAATTactcaaaattaaacaaacactaCGTCAAATGGTGAATTTTGATTAACTGGCACCAAAACCCGTCATAGTCTGTCAATGTACAAAGTGTATTTCAAAAACAGTGGAAAGGTGAACATCTGTCAAGCTGTCTGTGCATGTAGACAACACCAGAAACAATACATAAACAACACATTGAAATCCTTTGGGATTCAGCTTTCTCTACCATTGTCTGTAAACGCAGAGTATCGTATCGCTGAGGTACTGAGGTCTGTAGCTGCAGTTTTacactgagttttttttttttcttctaaatgcGAGGGAACATTCTTGTACAGAATGATTGTACACAATGTCCATGCAAAGTTAGGTAGTTTTGAAAAGTCAATCTGCTAATGATTTTGCATTCGTTTTtgctacaaaaaacaaaaatattcagctgGTCAGTTTTTTCCTTACCCACTGAGCCAGCAGGAATGAGTACAGCTGAAACAGGTCAACATGTTGGACCTCTGACGATTTCACAGTTAATATCCATGTATCTGTGTACTCTGAAATGCAGAGAacctgtgtttttctctgttgcCCTCTGGTGGATCAAGCTGCTATTTCACCTGTTTGAGTCTCTCAATGTGATGGCAAAGTTTAAGAGCAGGACCCAGTTTAAGCCCCATGTACTTCATGATCATGTCACTCCGTAAAAGCATCAGGGCCTTGCCATCGATCTCCTGCGAAGAAGCAaaacaatcaatcagtcaattaTAAAATCCACTCATAAATCAAATTCTTAAAAagcgcaaaaaaaataaaataaataaaaatccagaaAATCTCACATGTTTCCTGAAGAGCTCTGCATGTGGGCCCAGTGCTTGTGGATCAGCATCACGCACAAATTGCATCACTTCCTCTATACTCCAGGATGATGGAACTTTACTAGATGTTTTGGTCGTATCCTTCTCTGCTGCTTGATGATCAGGCCCAGTGGTTGAGCTAGCAGCTAGAACACAACCCAAATTAAGATGACAAACATTCATAAGATATAGACACAATACCACACCAACTCGAAAAAAACGAACTCTAACTGTAGTTTTAGCTAATAAATACggaaatttattaaaattatgccACTAGGGGTCactgtaatttacaaaaatggaaaatatgatgatctttatacacatacacatatatatatagagtgtgCTTAACTAAGTAACATTTTTTCCAATATATCGTGTTAATactttaatatgcttttttttgtgggaGGCAGCATTCATTCCACACATTATGcagaacatttatattttgtgcacAATGTATGTACCACATATagcagaaacaaaaataatattcgGATAGCACCAAGTACAGCCCACAACTGAAAGCAGTACATGCTAGATGTCAAAAACCCACAAAATGTTGTGACTTACATGTCATCCTCAGTACTGAAGAATGAAGCATTACGTGCTTTATAATCACAAAGTAATTTAATCTATGTTCATCCTTTTTCTGCCAGTCTCAACTGACGTATGTATTTTTTGGGAAACATGAGCTCTTCTGAAAGGGAGTGCTGGTCTATGCTCCTGGACTCGGTctctaaaatggaaaataaaactgAACCCCAAACATCACTCCCACCACgagatgttatttaaataaatatggccCCCTGAGCTGCTAACAGGCTTTAATCCATGTCAAAGCCTATTGTGCTACTTGACATTAGATTAGAGAAAATACATCTGGTCCTGACACAGGCACTCTGCGCAAGACTGATATGGGTGTTTATCCCACGATAGAAATAGATCTCAGTCTCCGAAGAGCAGAGCTGATCATGTAAGCCAAGCTGCTAGACTCAAAGCTTTCTGAGGCAGGTGAGCAATAAAAACTGCTCTGCTTTCAGGACTCAGACTCAAATGTAATGTCTACAAGCACAGACACTGACTTCCAATAAGTGAGTGACTTTatcattaatagttaataaaaaaaacaatacacttCAGCTTATGGTGACCACTTACTCAATGACACATGAAATATCGATAAGGTTTAAAGAGTTAGCCTACCCCAAAACAaactgtcattaatcacttaaccCCCATGTCACCCCAAAccagtaaaagctttgtttgtcctcTGAAAACAGAGAgtcttgtgactgtcccatagACTGCCTATtaactgtcaaggtccagaaaagtatgaaaaacatcgTCAGAATACAGAATACATCTGGTTCAATTTGAATGTTATGAAgtgacaagaatactttttgtatgcaaggAAAATAAACGACTTTTCAACAATTCGTCTCCTGTGTCTCACCGCGTTACTTTCCGAATTCCGAGTACCCACTGAACGCAAATAGCGTACGCTGTCCTGTATGAGCCGTGACACACAGATCAAATCAAAGCGGACGCTACGGTGACGAATCATTGAACAAAAtgattacttttgttttctttcaatagAAAGAGCATTCTTGATGCTTCATAACGTTATGGTTGATGGAAAATAGACTATTcggacaatgtctttcatacttttctggaccatgACAGTCTTatttgtttggcagtcaatgggacagacATAACCCTCCAggttttttcaaaaaatatcttaaattgtgttccgaagaaaaacaaagctttaactggtttggaacgacatgagggtaaatgattaatgacaaaatattcattttggggtggagtaaccctttaccataaaatgtattaatggaaattaaatcacttccaaaatgaaataaagtgtagcaggtctatttaaaataaatgaaattaagtcTAGTCAACTTCATCATTAATAAACCaacaagatagatagatagatagatagatagatagatagatagatagatagatagatagatagatagatagatagatagatagatagatagatagatagatagatagatagatagatagatagatagatcagtAATTGAAAACTTCATGACACTCCATTAACACTATACGATAATTTCACTTCTCAACATTGGTTAACATAGAAGTCTGGTCATCTACAAACAGGGCACTGTAACCAGGCAGAAAAGAAGTCTTCTCACATGTgattaatagtgtgtgtgtgaaggggtCTAAACAAAGCGTTCTTACATAGCCTACCTTCCACtcgtctgtgtgtgcgtgcaggtCCCAGCTCGGAGGGGTTGGAGGAGAGTCTGCGGAGGGGCGGGGGGTGAGAGGGGTAATGTGGGCTGCTCCCGGCCGGGGTGTGATACTCAGATGTGCTCCGTAGTGCGGGGGGTCGGGGGGCAACAGAATTGGAGGCAGAGTCTATCGACTCTTCTGAGAACTGCTGGTCCGTAGTAGCACCATTTTCAGCATGGACAATGGTTTCTGTTACAAAGCGTGAAGTGAAATATTTTCGTTCACACTTAAGGTATAGACACACACGCGTACCATTGAAAAGTTTGTTAGCAACATGTAGTCAATACCTCTTTACCCATCTAAACTTGTTTCAGACTTTCATGATAGGCTTTCTTCATGCCAACTTCACCAAAGTTTGTTCTCAGATTTTGCTCATATAATtatcaatgttgtttttaatagaaattatgGTAGTTATATTaggatattttaatgaatggcgagttatacattttatttgacttttttagaacaatgtAAAAGCTTGGTACTTCCACTTTTGAGAATTTTATTACACAGCTTTGACAGAATATAAATTTGTGCCTATATGATTTTCtttatgttataaaaatgaaatggagGAACAAGAGTACATCtaatgaacataaaataaagcTGTGGCTATTTctcactatttttaaaaacctaaaatagaAGATAGACACTACATGAATCCTATACTCCcatatgtgttattttatagttttgctgtaaaataataatagtgtaaaataataaaaaagaaagtataGTTGTGTGTTGAAACAACTACAGTTAGATGGTTTTACTTGCACGTTAGAGactaacattttatatacattttacagtatttaacaaactcccactaaaataaatacaggagTGGATTCCTGTGTTCTGAATGAATTTAAATCTGATGATTACTAACATGTCTTAGTTTATAATTGATTTCCAATACAtgaactaaaatgtatatatatatatatatatatatatatatatatatatatatatatatatatatatatatatatatatatatatatatatatatatatatatatatatatatatatatatatatatatatatatatatatatatatatatatatatatatatatatatatatatatatatatatatatatatatatataaattaagcaCACAACACCAACATCTGGCAAATTTTAACAgcagtagaaaaaaataacccaaattGGCAGGTCATTCACAACCTAATAAAAATCAGACACTTAATTAGTTACAGTGTAGACAATTTAATTAGGGGTCTGACTTTAGTAAGTGTTTTAATATGTGCAGTTAATGACTGAATACACAGGCGTTCACCTTCAGTGCGGCCGATCAGAACAGGCTTGGATCTGGTGCAGTTATTGTGGAATTGCTATCATCCACTCTTACACACGATGAGGCAAAAACAGTCCGAGCAGGATCTTACCATCTGAGGGCAGAGCTTCTGTTCTCTGTAGCTTTGGTGACAGGGCAGCGGTGTAGGCCGCTGAATCTCTGTTGAAACGTCTTGTACCTCGTGCTACGGACAAAGCTTCTGAAGTCTCCTCTTTCACTGCAAAAGAAGACAAGAGCAGATATAGATAACTTCTTGCAGACCATATAATTGGTCATACATCAAGACTAGTTTAATTCACATAACATCAgaactttaaataaactgtttattaatactacaattttttttaggaatgaatatatttattattgaattttggtataaaataataacatttgaaTAGTAAAGAGTTAATAGTAAAATGTTTTGCCACATTACGATTCTAAATACGCAGCTCTAACAAACCATAttctgttgtatttatttttaattgacatttGACTACTTTTAGCACTTAAGcggattatttatttatttattttatttattttactctgttttcattacattttattttaattactgcaAATGCCCATTAGTTTTATTTCCtgttaacaataacaacccTGACAAAAACCATACACATACCTGATTTACTCCTTTCATACGGCTTGTGTGTGTTAGCTGTTAGTGGACTGAATGGCTGGCTGCTGAACAGGTTATCACAATGCAGGTGGTGACAAAGAGTTTCTAGAAAGCGGAGAACGAACGATGCACTGGAGGCAGTGGGGAGCTTGACGTAGTGGATTCCTCCTTCTGAGCGAACTGCATCAAAGTAGAATTTGTGcagaattaaacacaaaaataattgcattactCCTAAACATCACATGGAAGGCATGTATAATCTATTATGCTTTTAGattatattaagtattttgACGGTtgggactgtttttttttttttgtatgcgtgtctgtgtgtgtgtgtgggggggtgATATTGGCACTAAATGGGTGCCGATTAAGGGGCCATGGCGTCGCAGCAGATGGCCCCCACAGTCCTAGCGTGGGCCCCACCCCCTGCACGCACACAAATATagacacgcatacacacatttCCCCTGGGGACACCCCAATCAAATGCTCCAAACCAGGTTACACACAGATGTCATCCCTTATTACTCGCAGTCTGATGACATCAGctgtgcacacacacgcacacacgcttctctttaaatatacacacacccTTCTCTTTTCAGGTCAGCCACACACCCATGCACTCACTTCTCCTTTTATTGTAAAGCACACACTTGCTGACAGCCTTAAAATAACATACAACTGCACTAATCCTAAAGGAGCTCAAGTCTTACAGCAATATGCCATTGAGCTCtcaaaaaactttattatgAATGATTCTTCCTTCAGGACGTTTTGAAAAATGAACTCCTTCAAACAATGCTTCGTGTCTGTCAAAACATGCATCCCAACTTTAAAGTAGATTTAGAAGTAGATCGGTGATGCTAGCAATTGCAGTTTTCATAGAGTTCAAAAGTAAATctgtaactttaaaaaaatatatatataattttaaatgtatttcttatatatatatatatatatatatatatatatatatatatatgtgtgtgtgtgtgtgtgtgtgtgtgtgtgtgtgtgtgtgtgtgtcaaactcacattatcacagtttataaaacagtaataaaatatgaaaagaattGAATTGTTTTAGAGCAAATTCATCTTGATTAATGCAATGCTTCTGTTCACAATAAAAACCTCTGTCTCACAAATAAATTAGGTTTAATAGCTGTCAGCTGATAAATTTAACTACACATATTGATAATACCAATCATCATATCAAACCTTCATTTTCATCAGGCTGTCTTATAAAGTAGttacaaaagaaattaaaataaaataaaaaatatatagtacacTGTATGAAgaatgtttactttattttgctgtccttactaaaatatacaaactTTAGTGTTCTGCACTCACTAGTAAAAAATAGAGAATATAAATACAGCAGTGACTATAAatgctgaattttaa
This genomic interval carries:
- the si:ch211-161f7.2 gene encoding retinoic acid-induced protein 2, whose amino-acid sequence is MEGQTKEVPKHQTNTEIPNGSGSSSSNINSKEQTGKNSPEFNSSNEHSVNLALNVDTSLLHLVFLENRPVVLPINLQLSGGLTNQVDETGLSPLFLPASSNVSMPLVPDEHFNSHLPPSLRSCAFSNIQINALLENLFLSQPEALVYHTDAPVFQSHRTATFLQNLRPFLSSCAPAEYQMTGPDQPTSLPSNFLPHEIVPPTGTPINSLIPPATLLVPYPFVVPLPVPLPIPIPIQMPQSFDSKTLIKTSKTGSMAEKSTMTSPTISCVTRSTACPVFLHTASVSQDEVLDLSLKSTQTNRENVLSASPNAALDLSMVRSNSRLQYGRNTWST